One Deltaproteobacteria bacterium genomic window carries:
- a CDS encoding amino acid ABC transporter ATP-binding protein translates to MLKIEALRKSFGAVEVIKGVSLSVKPREVVVIVGPSGTGKSTLLQCINLLTRPTDGRIWLENQEITSRGADVDKIRRRIGMVFQDFNLFNHLTALGNVTIGMTKVLGMKAEDAREKGMYELQRVGMAEHADKYPAQLSGGQKQRVGIARALGMDPSIMLFDEPTSALDPELTGEVLGVMQKLAQEGMTMLIVSHEMGFAREVADRIVFMENGRIEEEGPPERFFNNPRSERTRRFLSKMSTADDA, encoded by the coding sequence ATCCTCAAAATTGAGGCATTGCGGAAATCCTTCGGGGCTGTTGAAGTCATCAAGGGTGTATCTCTTTCCGTCAAGCCCAGGGAAGTGGTGGTCATCGTGGGTCCCAGCGGAACGGGTAAAAGCACTCTGCTTCAGTGTATCAACCTGCTTACCAGGCCTACGGACGGCCGCATCTGGCTGGAAAATCAGGAGATCACCTCAAGGGGCGCAGACGTGGACAAGATAAGGCGGCGCATCGGCATGGTGTTTCAAGACTTCAATCTATTCAATCACTTGACTGCTCTTGGCAATGTCACGATTGGAATGACCAAGGTCCTGGGAATGAAGGCCGAGGATGCCCGGGAAAAAGGCATGTATGAACTGCAGCGGGTGGGAATGGCGGAACACGCCGATAAATACCCTGCCCAGCTTTCGGGCGGACAAAAGCAGCGGGTGGGGATCGCCCGGGCCCTGGGGATGGACCCTTCCATCATGCTTTTTGATGAACCGACTTCAGCCCTTGACCCGGAACTTACCGGCGAAGTCCTTGGCGTGATGCAGAAACTCGCCCAGGAAGGCATGACAATGCTGATAGTCTCTCATGAAATGGGATTCGCCCGGGAGGTGGCGGACCGGATCGTTTTTATGGAAAACGGACGTATCGAAGAAGAGGGCCCGCCTGAACGATTTTTCAATAATCCCCGCTCGGAGCGGACGAGAAGATTTTTAAGTAAAATGTCCACCGCGGACGACGCCTGA